In Desulfovulcanus ferrireducens, the DNA window GCCTTATTAGATGGATGGGTTGGCAATGTATAAGGGGTCTGATCCGATCCTATTTGCTGATTGAAACGGGAGATTCCAAAGGAGGCATTTATACAATGGATATGCTTGTGCGTTTGCATGTAGCCGAAGACTATGCGGTAGGCAAATGCACTACACTAAGTTAGCAACTATCGTGTCTCAAAATCACTTAAAAATCATTGACAAGTATGGAGCAAAGGGCGTTAGAAAAAAAATCAAGCTAATGCCTTTTTTACTCTCGACTTGTCTAATAATGATACAAAGTAAATGAAACTTCTCTGTATAGTTCCAAGTTACTGGCCAGCTTTTCAGTTTGGTGGTCCAATATACTCTGTGCATGGCTTGAATAAAGCTTTAGTTAAAAAGGGGGTTGATGTAACCGTCTATACGACGAATGTTGGTTTAAATGGAAAGGTTCCGGTTAATCAGGAAGTTGATGTTGATGAGGTAAAGATCACTTACTTTGCATTTACAAAGTCTTTTGAGTTTATGGGTGCAACAGGATGGCAGTTTACTTGGCAGATGACGAGGGCTTTGAGAAATAATCTGAATAAGTTCGATTTAGTTCATATTGTAGCTGTGTGGAATTATCCTATAACGGCTGCAGCTCATTATTGCAAGAGATATAAAAAACCTTACCTCATTTCTCCAAGAGGTCTTCTATATCCTTACACTACTGGCAAAAAATCTTGGAAAAAATGGCCATATTATCATCTTATGATAAAAAAGACCCTTAGGTGTGCCTCTGCCATTCACTACACCACAGAGGATGAAAAAGAGCTGTGTCACAGGTTTTTAGGGCTTAATAATCAAGCCGTTGTTGTGCCTAATGGACTGGAACTGCTGAAATTTGAAGCTCTCCCTCCAGGGGATGAATTTTTTAATACATATCCTCATCTTTCCGACAAAAGGCTTTTGCTTTATCTTGGCAGGATTAATTGGAAAAAGGGACTTGATATATTGATAGAGGCTTTCTCTTATTTAGTAAAAAATCGTAAAGATGCTCACCTTGTTTTGGTAGGAGGGGACGACGGCGACGGATATAAAGAGAAAATAGAAAGGCTGGTAAAAAAGTATGGAATTGAAAAGTATGTAACTTTTACAGGCATTCTCTCCGGGAGTAAGAAGCTGGCCGCATATAGGGCGGTTGAAATTTTTATTCTTCCCTCCTATTCTGAAAATTTTGGCATGGTCGTTGTTGAGGCGATGGCCTGCGGATGTCCTGTAATAATAAGCAACAGGGTGGGGATATACAGGGAAGTACAGCAGAGAGAGGCGGGCATGGTGATTGAACCTGAAGTGTCTGAGATTGTTAAGGCAGTTGAGCTTTTACTTGATAATAAAGGCCTGAAAGAGCGAATAAGTGCTAATGGGTATGATTTAGTGAAAAGTCAATATGATATTGATAAGGTGGCAGAAAAGATGATTGGAGTTTATGAATCTATGTGATGAGTAAGTAATGTGGTTAAAGGATTTGGGTGGATCGAAATGAGACTAGAAGTACATGATTATTTGATGCTGGCTATGCGGAGTTTAATGTTAATAAAGAAGCTTGCATCCTTGATTAAAAGTCAAAATTTGTTGATAGTAGAATTTTATAAGGATGGCTATTAACTGAGAGCGGCATAAACTTGGCTAAGAAAAATATAATGTTCGCTTTTTCCATCATGATTCCTATGATAAGAGATTATCGCGTCTATTATCCTACGTGTCTCCTCAGGATATGATTAACTTAGTCGACTAAAAAGTCTTTCTTTGAGTAATTTTTCATTAAATTTTTGGTGAACCAGCCTAAAAAACTCAGAAATTTGAGCCTTGTTTTTTTTGAAATTATAAGCGGCTGATGGCATTAACGGGTTATAGTATCCCCCAGACTGCCTTTGAGAAAGTTTCTGGCTAAACGAAAATCAGACTTTAGATGCCCTATTACAGACTCAATTCCTGCCCTTCTTCTAAATCTCTTTCGGGCTTTCTGCTTCTGGTAGGCTGTATCAGTTTCTTTGGGTAGCTTGGGAGTAAGGATTCTGGTTCCTT includes these proteins:
- a CDS encoding glycosyltransferase: MKLLCIVPSYWPAFQFGGPIYSVHGLNKALVKKGVDVTVYTTNVGLNGKVPVNQEVDVDEVKITYFAFTKSFEFMGATGWQFTWQMTRALRNNLNKFDLVHIVAVWNYPITAAAHYCKRYKKPYLISPRGLLYPYTTGKKSWKKWPYYHLMIKKTLRCASAIHYTTEDEKELCHRFLGLNNQAVVVPNGLELLKFEALPPGDEFFNTYPHLSDKRLLLYLGRINWKKGLDILIEAFSYLVKNRKDAHLVLVGGDDGDGYKEKIERLVKKYGIEKYVTFTGILSGSKKLAAYRAVEIFILPSYSENFGMVVVEAMACGCPVIISNRVGIYREVQQREAGMVIEPEVSEIVKAVELLLDNKGLKERISANGYDLVKSQYDIDKVAEKMIGVYESM